From the genome of Perca flavescens isolate YP-PL-M2 chromosome 1, PFLA_1.0, whole genome shotgun sequence, one region includes:
- the foxr1 gene encoding forkhead box protein R1 isoform X1: MTLQLKTKARLLDLHCSVGLTDWDMDKELRLATTTDQFYHDDKLNDQYVVQRPSARASRRKDEFIWYDKTSDTFVKPNLWLLVNPSIACPIQYGEHTADLQTLCEPTEEIQTPLLNPAETQRQLATELHVFDPHGAPLQEELLHSTEYMIKNEDVSCRPAKNKRKGRNTKAKDNKILKPGCWPRPPVNYCILIALALKSSHTGSLKVQQIYNFTREHFPFFQTAPDGWKNTIRHNLCFNNSFRKTCNQVFRDGKRKSCFWHLTLDGHRRLKDEIRTLTGESLKQLERSMSRPDVIQSLFAL; the protein is encoded by the exons ATGACCTTACAGCTTAAAACCAAAGCTCGCCTCTTGGACCTGCACTGCTCTGTGGGCCTGACGGACTGGGACATGGACAAGGAGCTGAGACTGGCAACAACCACCGACCAGTTTTACCACG ATGACAAACTGAATGATCAGTACGTGGTCCAGAGGCCTTCTGCAAGAGCCTCGAGAAGAAAAGATGAATTCATTTGGTACGATAAAACGTCAG ACACCTTTGTGAAGCCAAACCTGTGGCTGTTGGTGAATCCCAGTATTGCCTGCCCGATCCAGTACGGAGAACATACAGCAGATCTGCAGACTCTCTGTGAACCGACTGAGGAAATCCAAACGCCTCTGCTAAACCCTGCAGAGACCCAACGTCAACTCGCCACAGAGCTCCACGTGTTTGACCCCCATGGTGCTCCTCTCCAGGAGGAACTGCTGCACTCCACTGAGTACATG ATCAAGAATGAAGACGTTTCCTGTCGACCAGCCAAGAACAAACGCAAGGGAAGGAACACGAAGGCCAAG GACAATAAGATCCTAAAGCCAGGATGCTGGCCTCGCCCACCTGTGAATTATTGCATCCTCATCGCCTTGGCGCTCAAGAGCAGCCATACTGGGAGCCTCAAAGTCCAGCAGATTTACAACTTCACCAG GGAGCACTTCCCCTTCTTTCAGACGGCGCCAGACGGCTGGAAGAACACCATCCGCCACAACCTGTGCTTCAACAACAGCTTCCGCAAAACCTGCAACCAGGTGTTCAGAGATGGCAAGAGGAAGTCGTGCTTCTGGCACCTGACTCTGGACGGCCACCGCCGGCTAAAGGACGAGATCCGCACATTGACGGGAGAATCCCTCAAGCAGCTGGAGAGGAGCATGTCGCGCCCAG atGTAATTCAGAGTTTGTTTGCACTGTGA
- the foxr1 gene encoding forkhead box protein R1 isoform X2, translating into MTLQLKTKARLLDLHCSVGLTDWDMDKELRLATTTDQFYHDDKLNDQYVVQRPSARASRRKDEFIWYDKTSDTFVKPNLWLLVNPSIACPIQYGEHTADLQTLCEPTEEIQTPLLNPAETQRQLATELHVFDPHGAPLQEELLHSTEYMIKNEDVSCRPAKNKRKGRNTKAKDNKILKPGCWPRPPVNYCILIALALKSSHTGSLKVQQIYNFTRRRQTAGRTPSATTCASTTASAKPATRCSEMARGSRASGT; encoded by the exons ATGACCTTACAGCTTAAAACCAAAGCTCGCCTCTTGGACCTGCACTGCTCTGTGGGCCTGACGGACTGGGACATGGACAAGGAGCTGAGACTGGCAACAACCACCGACCAGTTTTACCACG ATGACAAACTGAATGATCAGTACGTGGTCCAGAGGCCTTCTGCAAGAGCCTCGAGAAGAAAAGATGAATTCATTTGGTACGATAAAACGTCAG ACACCTTTGTGAAGCCAAACCTGTGGCTGTTGGTGAATCCCAGTATTGCCTGCCCGATCCAGTACGGAGAACATACAGCAGATCTGCAGACTCTCTGTGAACCGACTGAGGAAATCCAAACGCCTCTGCTAAACCCTGCAGAGACCCAACGTCAACTCGCCACAGAGCTCCACGTGTTTGACCCCCATGGTGCTCCTCTCCAGGAGGAACTGCTGCACTCCACTGAGTACATG ATCAAGAATGAAGACGTTTCCTGTCGACCAGCCAAGAACAAACGCAAGGGAAGGAACACGAAGGCCAAG GACAATAAGATCCTAAAGCCAGGATGCTGGCCTCGCCCACCTGTGAATTATTGCATCCTCATCGCCTTGGCGCTCAAGAGCAGCCATACTGGGAGCCTCAAAGTCCAGCAGATTTACAACTTCACCAG ACGGCGCCAGACGGCTGGAAGAACACCATCCGCCACAACCTGTGCTTCAACAACAGCTTCCGCAAAACCTGCAACCAGGTGTTCAGAGATGGCAAGAGGAAGTCGTGCTTCTGGCACCTGA